The Agarilytica rhodophyticola genome has a window encoding:
- the glgX gene encoding glycogen debranching protein GlgX → MNCYNASEGLPYPLGATADKQGVNFAIFSANAQRVELCLFDPEGCREIQRINLAVCTDQVWHVYVEGLTAGAIYGYRVYGPYEPQNGHRFNPHKLLIDPYAKQLFGTFHWSNTMLGYTANEDNEDQDLIIDERDNAAEMVKCVVVDNDALLVKNALSPPKPNIPWNKTIIYELHVKGFSKLNMALAESERGFFSSLAQPEVLSYIKQLGVTAIELLPVHVYIDEKFLIDNKLTNYWGYNSLNFFTVHHAYLKNNDIIEFKQFIDAAHAVELEVILDVVYNHTAEGNRLGPTLSFRGIDNASYYGLEAHDARFYINDTGCGNTLNAKHPRVLQMVMDSLRYWAELGVDGFRFDLATVLGRETGGFDPGSGFFDAIRQDPILASCKMIAEPWDIGPGGYQVGNYPSGWSEWNDRYRDIVRCFWRGDAEVLPEFARRIHGSSDLFEHSGRAPSATINFISSHDGFTLNDLVSYNERNNYANNENNNDGHHSNFSYNHGEEGESNNAEIIELRDRQKRNFIATLFLSQGTPMLLAGDELGRTQQGNNNAYCQDNNINWIAWKNIADNDRYLQLFTRYVISLRQQYPLFTSKAYIHRPKELEDENISRVHWYNPEGCEMSEQQWQEADRHTLTWVLENSSVTNNSTVEKSILLLLFNAGNEPEEFYLPQDMNVKKWTPLLDTCEIDGVPKNTISLTENAIVMKHKSMQVLSANFE, encoded by the coding sequence TTGAATTGCTATAACGCTTCTGAAGGTCTTCCTTATCCCCTCGGAGCTACTGCAGATAAGCAAGGGGTTAACTTCGCAATTTTTTCAGCAAATGCACAACGAGTAGAGTTGTGCTTGTTTGATCCAGAAGGCTGCAGAGAAATTCAAAGGATTAATCTTGCCGTTTGCACAGATCAGGTTTGGCACGTTTATGTCGAAGGTTTAACAGCCGGAGCAATTTACGGTTATCGTGTATATGGTCCATACGAGCCTCAGAATGGCCATCGTTTCAATCCGCATAAGCTATTGATTGATCCCTATGCCAAGCAATTATTTGGGACTTTTCACTGGTCTAACACAATGCTGGGATATACGGCGAATGAAGATAATGAGGATCAAGACCTGATTATCGATGAACGTGATAATGCCGCTGAGATGGTGAAGTGCGTGGTCGTGGATAACGATGCTTTACTGGTGAAAAATGCACTGTCGCCGCCGAAGCCTAATATTCCTTGGAATAAAACCATCATTTATGAGCTGCATGTTAAGGGGTTCAGTAAACTTAATATGGCGCTGGCGGAGTCTGAGCGAGGATTTTTTAGTAGTCTAGCCCAGCCTGAAGTTCTCTCCTATATAAAACAGTTAGGTGTGACCGCCATAGAGTTATTGCCTGTACACGTCTACATTGATGAGAAATTCTTAATCGATAATAAGTTAACAAATTATTGGGGCTACAACAGTTTAAACTTTTTTACTGTACATCATGCTTATTTAAAAAATAACGATATTATCGAATTTAAACAATTCATTGACGCAGCACATGCGGTGGAATTGGAAGTTATACTTGATGTAGTTTATAACCATACTGCTGAAGGCAATCGACTTGGCCCGACCTTGTCTTTTAGAGGTATAGATAATGCCTCCTACTATGGTTTAGAGGCTCACGATGCGCGTTTTTATATTAATGATACCGGCTGTGGTAATACCCTTAATGCGAAACATCCCCGGGTCTTGCAGATGGTAATGGATAGCCTTCGTTACTGGGCAGAGCTAGGTGTGGATGGATTCCGCTTTGATTTGGCCACCGTGCTCGGTCGTGAAACGGGAGGGTTTGATCCTGGCAGTGGCTTCTTTGATGCCATCAGACAAGACCCTATTCTGGCTTCCTGTAAAATGATTGCAGAGCCCTGGGATATAGGGCCTGGAGGTTATCAAGTGGGTAACTATCCTTCAGGTTGGTCAGAATGGAATGATCGTTACCGCGATATTGTGAGATGTTTTTGGCGAGGTGATGCGGAAGTTTTGCCAGAATTTGCACGTAGAATACATGGCTCCAGTGATTTGTTCGAGCACTCAGGTCGTGCACCTTCGGCTACGATTAATTTTATTTCTAGCCATGATGGTTTTACCCTGAATGATTTGGTGAGCTATAACGAACGTAACAATTATGCGAATAATGAAAACAATAATGATGGTCATCATTCGAATTTTAGTTACAACCATGGCGAGGAAGGGGAATCTAATAATGCCGAAATTATCGAACTGAGGGATCGGCAGAAAAGAAACTTTATTGCTACATTATTTCTTTCACAAGGCACGCCAATGTTGTTAGCGGGCGATGAATTAGGACGCACTCAACAAGGAAACAATAACGCTTATTGCCAGGATAATAATATAAATTGGATCGCCTGGAAAAATATCGCTGACAATGATCGCTATTTACAATTATTTACTCGTTACGTTATTTCTTTACGCCAACAATATCCATTATTTACATCCAAAGCCTATATTCATCGACCAAAAGAATTAGAAGATGAGAATATTAGTCGAGTTCACTGGTACAACCCTGAAGGCTGTGAAATGAGTGAGCAGCAGTGGCAAGAGGCAGATCGACATACGCTTACCTGGGTGCTAGAAAATAGCAGCGTTACAAATAATTCCACAGTAGAAAAATCTATACTGTTACTCCTTTTTAATGCGGGGAATGAGCCCGAAGAGTTTTATTTACCACAAGATATGAATGTTAAGAAGTGGACACCATTGCTCGATACCTGTGAGATAGATGGTGTGCCTAAAAATACTATTAGCTTGACAGAAAATGCGATTGTCATGAAACACAAGTCAATGCAAGTGTTGTCGGCCAACTTTGAATAG
- a CDS encoding glycogen/starch/alpha-glucan phosphorylase, translated as MSSTEKKLVLGNNLKQVTSDLHRHFNFTLGHFDTDETDGEMLNALALTVRDRVMERWRLSIEDEKNNAKKKVFYLSLEFLLGRSLTNTVLNLDLDEAVRTALKDFGCAYEDIESEEKDAGLGNGGLGRLAACFMDSCASLNLPVTGYGIRYEYGMFHQSFDEGYQIEQPDHWLRDGSPWEIERPKDTKHVKFYGHSEFYTNEQGEQCARWCNTQDVLAVPYDMPIPGYRNDKINTLRLWKAAATDEFNLADFNAGDYSDAVAQKNTAEQITMVLYPNDSSESGKELRLRQQYFLASASLQDVLDTWTKENKKDFSTFAESHCFQLNDTHPTLAVAELMRLLVDDYNQQWDEAWAITCQTMAYTNHTLLPEALEKWSVRLIGQLLPRILDIIYEINSRFLQEVAQKWPGDVDRQRRMSIIEEGDEPHVRMAYLAIIGSFSVNGVAALHSQLLTTGLFKDFHDLWPKKFNNKTNGVTPRRWLAHCNKELSQLMNSAIGDKWVCHLDDLAKLKKYAGDTAFQDKWRQVKYNNKVRLANLVNQKCGVNFDPQFMFDVQVKRIHEYKRQLLNVLHIIHLYDRVIRGEEILPRCVLIGGKAAPGYAFAKLIIKLTNNVAKVVNSDPKVASKLKVVFFPNYRVTSMEVICPATDLSEQISTAGKEASGTGNMKFMMNGAITIGTYDGANIEILDAVGEDNFFLFGLKVGEIAQYRAYNNPNDLIAVDEDLRRVINLIECGHFSMFEPGVFEPIIRSIRNPNDPWMVAADFRSYIDTQELAAQAYADTNRWTRSSILNTASSGHFSSDRTIREYANQIWSI; from the coding sequence ATGAGTTCTACTGAAAAGAAATTAGTTCTAGGTAACAATTTAAAACAGGTGACGAGTGATTTACATCGCCACTTTAATTTTACATTGGGGCACTTTGATACAGACGAGACTGATGGTGAAATGCTAAACGCTTTAGCCTTGACTGTTCGCGACAGAGTGATGGAGCGTTGGCGCCTTTCCATCGAAGACGAGAAAAATAATGCTAAAAAGAAAGTGTTCTATCTTTCCTTAGAATTTTTACTTGGTCGCAGTCTCACTAATACAGTATTAAATTTAGATCTTGACGAAGCGGTTCGCACAGCATTAAAAGATTTTGGTTGTGCCTATGAAGATATTGAGAGTGAAGAAAAAGACGCAGGCTTAGGTAATGGCGGCCTTGGACGTTTAGCGGCTTGTTTTATGGATAGTTGTGCGTCTTTAAATTTACCTGTGACCGGCTATGGTATCCGCTATGAATACGGTATGTTTCATCAAAGCTTCGATGAAGGCTACCAGATAGAACAACCTGATCATTGGTTGCGTGATGGCAGTCCATGGGAAATTGAAAGACCGAAAGATACTAAGCATGTTAAGTTTTATGGTCATTCTGAGTTTTACACTAATGAACAAGGCGAGCAGTGCGCACGCTGGTGCAATACTCAAGATGTGCTTGCTGTACCTTATGATATGCCTATTCCCGGCTATCGCAATGATAAAATCAATACACTTCGTCTGTGGAAAGCCGCAGCTACTGATGAGTTCAATTTGGCTGATTTCAATGCTGGTGATTATTCCGACGCGGTTGCTCAAAAAAATACTGCAGAACAGATTACCATGGTCTTGTATCCCAATGATTCAAGTGAGAGTGGTAAAGAGCTACGTTTAAGACAGCAATACTTTTTAGCCTCAGCAAGTTTACAAGACGTGCTGGACACTTGGACTAAGGAAAACAAAAAGGATTTTTCTACTTTTGCTGAAAGCCATTGTTTTCAGCTTAATGATACTCATCCGACGCTAGCTGTTGCTGAGTTAATGCGTTTGTTGGTAGACGATTATAACCAACAGTGGGACGAGGCCTGGGCGATTACTTGCCAAACCATGGCGTATACTAATCATACATTATTGCCTGAAGCCTTAGAAAAATGGTCCGTTCGATTAATTGGCCAACTTCTGCCACGTATTTTAGATATTATTTATGAAATTAATAGTCGGTTTTTACAAGAAGTCGCACAGAAGTGGCCAGGTGATGTCGATCGCCAACGACGTATGTCCATTATTGAAGAAGGCGATGAGCCTCACGTACGCATGGCTTACCTTGCTATTATTGGTAGCTTTTCTGTTAATGGTGTTGCGGCGCTTCATTCACAGTTATTAACCACTGGCTTGTTTAAAGATTTTCATGACCTTTGGCCAAAGAAATTCAATAATAAAACCAATGGCGTAACGCCTCGGCGCTGGTTGGCTCATTGTAATAAAGAATTGAGTCAGCTAATGAATTCAGCTATAGGCGATAAGTGGGTATGCCACTTAGATGATTTAGCCAAGTTGAAAAAATACGCTGGAGATACCGCCTTTCAAGATAAATGGCGACAAGTAAAATATAATAATAAAGTACGGTTGGCAAACTTAGTAAATCAAAAGTGTGGTGTTAATTTTGATCCCCAATTCATGTTTGATGTGCAAGTAAAACGCATTCACGAATATAAAAGACAGTTATTGAATGTGCTGCATATTATACACCTGTATGACAGAGTTATTCGTGGAGAAGAAATTCTTCCTCGTTGCGTTCTTATAGGAGGTAAGGCCGCGCCGGGTTATGCTTTCGCTAAACTTATTATCAAACTAACAAATAATGTAGCTAAGGTAGTTAATTCTGACCCTAAAGTCGCCTCTAAATTAAAAGTTGTATTTTTCCCGAATTATCGTGTTACATCTATGGAAGTGATATGTCCAGCAACTGATTTGTCGGAGCAAATCTCTACTGCAGGAAAAGAAGCTTCTGGTACAGGCAACATGAAATTTATGATGAATGGTGCTATCACCATTGGTACTTATGACGGTGCTAATATCGAAATACTGGATGCAGTAGGAGAAGATAATTTCTTTTTATTTGGCTTAAAGGTTGGTGAGATTGCTCAGTATCGAGCTTATAACAATCCAAATGATTTAATTGCTGTGGATGAAGATCTTCGTCGAGTTATTAATCTTATCGAGTGTGGACATTTTAGTATGTTTGAACCAGGAGTGTTTGAGCCTATTATTAGAAGTATTCGCAATCCGAACGACCCTTGGATGGTGGCAGCAGATTTCCGCAGTTATATCGATACACAAGAATTGGCGGCACAAGCTTATGCAGATACCAATCGTTGGACGCGATCGAGTATTCTCAATACTGCATCTAGCGGCCATTTCTCTAGCGATAGAACTATTAGAGAGTATGCTAATCAAATTTGGTCAATATAA
- the glgC gene encoding glucose-1-phosphate adenylyltransferase, translated as MLDPNSRFVSRLTRDTVALVLAGGRGSRLHELTDWRAKPALHFGGKFRIIDFPLSNCVNSGIRRVGILTQYKAHSLIRHVMHGWSHFKSELGEYVEILPASQRFSPNWYQGTADALFQNIDIIAEQKPKYVLVLSGDHIYKMDYGSMLASHVESGADLTVSCIEVPVEEAAGAFGVMTVDDNNRIKKFDEKPKSPTELADMPGHTLASMGNYIFNTDFLLDILQKDAQDPESEHDFGKNIIPEIINTHNVFAYRFRDHDTNQASYWRDVGTLDSFWEANMELVSPDPALNLYQDEWPIWTYQKQLPPAKFVFDDDGRRGYAVDSIVSGGCIVSGGRVKNSLLFSNVRVHSFSDMDESVILPEVEIHRNVKLKRVIVDSECEIPDGMVIGYDHDHDRERGFRVTKKGVVLVTREMLQKISG; from the coding sequence ATGCTTGACCCTAATTCTCGCTTTGTCAGTAGGTTAACCCGTGACACTGTTGCCTTAGTTCTTGCCGGTGGTCGTGGAAGTCGACTTCATGAACTCACAGACTGGCGTGCAAAACCAGCGCTGCATTTTGGAGGGAAATTTAGAATTATTGACTTCCCTTTATCTAACTGTGTTAATTCTGGTATTCGCCGGGTGGGTATTTTAACGCAGTATAAGGCGCACTCGCTTATTCGGCATGTTATGCACGGCTGGAGTCACTTTAAAAGTGAGTTAGGGGAATATGTTGAAATTTTGCCAGCGTCGCAACGTTTTTCACCTAATTGGTATCAGGGCACGGCAGACGCGTTGTTTCAAAATATTGATATTATTGCCGAGCAAAAACCTAAGTATGTGCTGGTACTGTCTGGTGACCATATTTATAAAATGGACTATGGGTCAATGTTGGCTTCTCATGTTGAAAGTGGAGCAGATCTTACGGTTTCTTGTATTGAGGTGCCTGTTGAAGAAGCTGCTGGTGCATTTGGTGTGATGACAGTTGATGACAATAATCGTATTAAAAAGTTTGATGAGAAACCAAAAAGTCCTACAGAACTTGCCGATATGCCGGGGCATACTCTTGCTTCGATGGGGAACTATATTTTTAATACCGACTTTTTATTGGATATCTTACAAAAAGACGCACAGGATCCCGAATCCGAGCACGACTTTGGCAAAAATATAATTCCTGAAATTATTAATACTCACAATGTCTTTGCTTATCGTTTTCGCGATCATGATACTAACCAAGCATCTTATTGGCGAGATGTAGGAACACTGGATTCTTTTTGGGAAGCTAATATGGAGTTAGTTTCTCCTGATCCGGCATTAAACCTATATCAAGATGAATGGCCAATTTGGACATACCAAAAACAATTGCCTCCAGCCAAGTTTGTCTTTGATGATGATGGCCGCCGTGGTTATGCCGTAGATTCGATTGTCTCAGGTGGTTGTATAGTATCGGGAGGGCGAGTTAAAAACTCATTGTTATTTTCTAATGTAAGAGTGCATTCGTTTTCTGATATGGATGAATCGGTGATTTTGCCTGAGGTGGAAATTCATCGAAATGTGAAGCTTAAACGTGTTATCGTCGATAGTGAATGTGAAATTCCTGATGGTATGGTGATTGGTTATGATCACGACCACGATCGTGAACGAGGCTTTAGAGTAACGAAAAAAGGCGTCGTTCTTGTCACTAGGGAAATGTTACAAAAAATTAGTGGTTGA
- a CDS encoding MECDP-synthase, with translation MLKYRLSSLMLASILGLTACGGDDDQTSNTNAPINRTFAVFSPATSELPIPNDLLFAAQSPADGTMSAGVDPANPVVTGIDSLDGNSVISPFDIRFSSSLNTAQNLNAANFVAADGAVIPNPNQNVFLLPLTYPSGDGLSQASINGSSVEVPTFAEAVTYQTAAATSDAATLGALAMPTARAELISQDGGNNNTLRITPLKPLMPKTKYLVVVTDVEDLNGNPVTASSSYELLRDPSNDLSIFGAESAASLTGVRNAILGWERLAAGYFGFMQTVFTAAGVTTANVPSADDIIFSITFTTGGTTDVLQSVAAPEYFFEQSLRTGVKKDAIIKLVDGTYTLSGMPSTASPTPVDTAINGTLNTLLTAQMLPGGQPNPLFNATIAGAIASGADYATIAQDATAAHIMQQAAAQAAIAVNDGSVPAVDNVSIANEAQGTVQAIVAGISSQVGSPLETSDVFPLPAPRVSNFFRMDSADDINPALAAPAVIYQGEITLPYYLGRPEDSDLSPIVTDSWVANATIGAAIDSTGATPPSSQITYRYPFPTKQSDVTVPVVVTTPNEATLNSLGVMKPAEGWPVVIFVHGITTDRSASLPIANALSFACIARDAAGMPTGPIPGVPCFATIAIDQPLHGIAPAGSTVPGLMSVTDPDAMITANVGDNMPSAMLTERHFDVTAGADGRTPTAMDYTADTGSSGSLFINLTNFVNGRDNLRQMSIDLLNLNASLGSMDLNDDGTADDFDTANVYFVGHSLGGINGLPFVAINNSAAVQNSAFISSKPMVKAAAALVSGGGTTRLLANSQNFAPTILQGLAAANESLVQGMSGLESYFNVFQGLLDSADVINFASSLSDTNASTGILLTEVIGDRTIPNAADESLGTGPLNTTVADTGFVINGFPAPLSGTEPLIAQFGAIRSDSIPAAADSDGDPEVLVSRFTAGSHGTPVSADDPAAFVEMVSQIVAFFARDGIVTDTIVTNPDVIEDMDEDEG, from the coding sequence ATGCTCAAGTACCGCCTTAGCAGTTTAATGCTTGCATCGATTCTAGGTCTCACCGCATGCGGTGGTGACGATGATCAAACAAGTAATACAAACGCCCCTATCAACCGAACTTTTGCAGTTTTCAGTCCAGCAACCAGTGAATTACCAATTCCAAATGACTTGTTGTTTGCCGCACAGTCACCGGCCGATGGCACCATGAGCGCTGGCGTTGATCCCGCGAATCCAGTGGTTACTGGTATTGATTCTTTAGACGGCAACTCAGTGATATCGCCTTTTGACATTCGATTTTCGTCTTCTCTTAATACAGCGCAAAACCTAAATGCCGCTAACTTTGTTGCCGCAGATGGCGCAGTGATACCCAATCCAAATCAGAATGTATTTCTGCTACCTTTAACCTATCCAAGTGGCGATGGCCTCAGCCAGGCATCGATTAATGGTAGTAGTGTAGAAGTTCCCACTTTCGCAGAAGCGGTAACATATCAAACTGCGGCAGCGACCTCTGATGCTGCGACACTAGGGGCATTGGCAATGCCCACTGCGCGTGCAGAACTTATTAGCCAAGATGGTGGTAACAATAATACTCTGCGTATTACGCCTCTTAAGCCTTTAATGCCAAAAACCAAATATCTTGTTGTTGTAACAGATGTAGAAGATCTCAATGGCAATCCTGTAACAGCATCTTCCTCATATGAATTATTGCGTGACCCAAGTAACGACCTTTCCATATTTGGTGCTGAAAGTGCAGCCTCTCTCACCGGTGTTAGAAATGCAATCCTGGGTTGGGAAAGATTGGCCGCTGGCTATTTTGGCTTTATGCAAACCGTATTTACTGCCGCTGGTGTTACTACGGCAAATGTGCCAAGCGCTGACGACATTATCTTCAGCATTACCTTTACCACAGGCGGCACAACCGATGTACTACAAAGCGTTGCAGCACCAGAGTACTTCTTTGAACAATCATTGAGAACAGGTGTCAAGAAAGATGCAATCATCAAGCTTGTAGATGGTACTTATACTCTATCAGGCATGCCTTCCACAGCGTCACCCACTCCTGTGGATACGGCAATTAATGGTACATTAAATACCCTATTAACAGCGCAAATGTTGCCAGGCGGACAGCCAAACCCCTTATTCAATGCAACTATCGCCGGCGCAATAGCTAGCGGCGCCGATTACGCCACCATTGCCCAGGACGCTACCGCTGCACATATTATGCAGCAGGCAGCAGCACAAGCGGCCATTGCCGTAAATGATGGCAGTGTTCCAGCGGTGGATAACGTATCTATTGCAAACGAAGCGCAAGGCACTGTGCAGGCCATTGTCGCAGGTATTTCATCGCAAGTTGGAAGCCCACTCGAAACTAGTGATGTCTTTCCTTTACCCGCACCAAGAGTAAGTAATTTCTTCCGCATGGATAGCGCAGATGACATCAACCCTGCACTTGCAGCTCCTGCCGTTATTTATCAAGGTGAAATCACCCTGCCCTACTATTTAGGCAGACCAGAAGATTCTGACCTTAGTCCTATTGTCACTGACTCCTGGGTAGCAAATGCTACTATCGGTGCAGCAATTGATTCTACCGGCGCAACCCCGCCATCAAGCCAAATTACCTACCGCTATCCATTCCCAACAAAACAGTCTGACGTCACTGTACCTGTTGTTGTTACCACACCAAATGAAGCAACACTTAATAGCCTTGGTGTAATGAAACCAGCTGAAGGTTGGCCAGTAGTTATATTCGTTCACGGTATCACAACAGATAGAAGTGCTTCGTTACCAATAGCTAACGCCTTATCCTTTGCATGTATCGCGCGTGATGCAGCAGGTATGCCGACAGGCCCAATTCCTGGCGTCCCCTGCTTTGCCACGATCGCTATAGACCAGCCTTTACACGGTATTGCTCCAGCAGGCAGTACTGTGCCTGGCTTGATGAGCGTGACTGATCCAGATGCAATGATTACAGCGAATGTCGGCGATAATATGCCTTCTGCCATGCTTACTGAACGCCACTTCGATGTCACAGCAGGCGCTGATGGACGGACACCCACGGCAATGGATTATACGGCTGACACCGGTAGCTCAGGCAGTTTATTCATCAACCTAACGAACTTTGTCAATGGACGCGATAACCTGCGTCAGATGTCGATTGACTTGTTAAACCTAAACGCATCGCTAGGCAGTATGGATTTAAACGATGATGGCACCGCCGACGATTTTGATACAGCAAACGTTTATTTTGTCGGCCATTCATTAGGTGGCATCAATGGCCTACCCTTTGTTGCCATTAACAATAGCGCCGCAGTACAGAACAGTGCCTTTATCAGTTCTAAGCCAATGGTAAAAGCAGCAGCAGCATTAGTATCAGGTGGTGGTACAACGCGCCTGCTAGCCAACTCTCAAAACTTTGCCCCTACTATCTTACAAGGCTTAGCTGCGGCAAATGAGTCTCTCGTGCAAGGTATGAGTGGCTTAGAGTCTTACTTCAACGTATTCCAGGGACTTTTAGATTCTGCCGATGTTATTAATTTTGCCAGTAGCCTATCTGATACTAATGCATCTACAGGTATCTTACTTACTGAAGTTATTGGTGACCGCACTATCCCAAATGCTGCCGACGAATCTCTAGGCACTGGCCCTCTTAATACTACTGTTGCTGATACAGGGTTTGTGATTAATGGCTTCCCAGCTCCCTTATCCGGAACAGAACCTCTTATCGCACAATTCGGTGCAATTCGTAGCGATTCTATTCCCGCTGCAGCCGATAGCGATGGTGATCCCGAAGTGCTAGTTTCACGGTTTACTGCAGGCTCTCACGGCACACCCGTGTCGGCAGATGATCCAGCGGCATTTGTTGAAATGGTTTCGCAGATCGTAGCCTTCTTCGCTCGCGATGGTATTGTGACAGATACGATAGTCACTAATCCTGATGTTATTGAGGATATGGATGAAGATGAAGGTTAG
- a CDS encoding glycogen synthase, with protein sequence MKQKQRILMAAAENDALPGAKIGGVGDVIRDLPKALIQEGVVVDTVIPSYGFLARLDGLENIGGINVKFSSRHYYVDVLRKSEGADNADHYIIHHSEFSRKGECIYNDDEDHRPFASDAIKFAFFCSCVAQAITDNLIPKPNVLHCHDWHTAFLLILIKFAEEHTSLRDIKTIYTIHNLAMQGVRPFDGDESSFKHWFPDLHYSIDKIIDPRYSDCVNPMRAGILLCDRVQTVSPTYAKEILQSSDYDAGLYGGDGLENDLKMRDDRAEVFGILNGCEYPEKFDATPLSQGKITKLIQLSIRRWAAKDQTLATAHWLADSDITSWGKKKNIGITITSIGRLTEQKVRILNTPLACGKTALQGVLDELANTGTLIMLGSGNPHLEAFLCQASAENQNFIFLNGYSDEVSKALYNFGDLFLMPSSFEPCGISQMLAMRSGQPCIVNAVGGLKDTVSHDKNGFVFSGDNIQEQAQALVDLFKQTLALYKSNQDKWLRISKAAKEARFTWKKSAKDYLNKLI encoded by the coding sequence ATGAAGCAAAAGCAACGCATACTAATGGCAGCGGCAGAAAACGATGCGCTGCCAGGAGCAAAAATTGGTGGTGTCGGTGATGTAATACGAGATTTGCCGAAAGCCTTAATCCAAGAGGGAGTTGTTGTCGATACTGTGATTCCTTCTTATGGGTTTCTTGCTCGGCTCGATGGTTTAGAAAATATTGGTGGAATTAATGTAAAATTTTCTTCCCGTCATTATTATGTGGATGTTCTACGTAAATCAGAAGGTGCTGATAACGCGGATCACTACATTATTCACCATTCAGAATTTTCTCGCAAAGGGGAATGTATTTATAATGATGATGAAGATCATCGCCCGTTTGCTTCCGATGCAATCAAATTCGCCTTTTTCTGCTCATGCGTTGCTCAAGCAATTACTGATAATCTTATCCCTAAACCTAACGTTTTACATTGTCATGATTGGCACACTGCTTTTTTACTTATATTAATTAAGTTTGCAGAGGAACACACTTCTCTACGTGATATTAAAACTATTTACACTATTCATAATCTTGCTATGCAAGGTGTGCGTCCCTTCGATGGTGATGAGTCATCTTTTAAACACTGGTTTCCAGATCTACATTATAGTATTGATAAAATCATTGATCCCCGTTATAGCGATTGCGTAAATCCTATGCGAGCGGGAATTTTGCTCTGTGATCGCGTGCAAACGGTATCACCTACTTATGCCAAAGAAATTTTACAAAGCAGCGACTACGATGCTGGACTATATGGTGGTGACGGTTTAGAAAACGATTTAAAAATGCGTGACGACCGAGCTGAAGTTTTTGGCATTCTCAACGGTTGCGAATATCCAGAAAAGTTTGACGCTACGCCTCTAAGCCAAGGAAAAATTACCAAATTAATTCAGCTATCGATAAGACGTTGGGCTGCCAAAGATCAAACTTTGGCTACTGCGCATTGGCTGGCGGATTCAGATATTACCAGCTGGGGTAAGAAAAAAAATATCGGCATAACCATAACCTCAATTGGTCGCTTAACAGAGCAAAAGGTGAGGATTCTAAACACACCTCTAGCTTGTGGGAAAACGGCATTACAAGGCGTGCTAGATGAATTGGCAAACACTGGAACATTAATTATGTTGGGCAGTGGCAATCCCCATTTAGAAGCCTTTCTTTGTCAAGCCAGCGCTGAAAACCAAAACTTTATTTTCTTAAATGGTTATTCTGATGAAGTCTCTAAAGCGCTCTATAATTTTGGTGATTTATTCCTAATGCCTAGCTCTTTTGAACCTTGTGGTATTAGTCAAATGCTCGCTATGCGCTCGGGGCAGCCGTGCATCGTAAATGCTGTGGGTGGTTTAAAAGATACTGTATCTCACGATAAAAATGGCTTTGTTTTTTCTGGCGATAATATTCAAGAACAAGCTCAAGCATTAGTAGATCTCTTTAAACAAACATTAGCTTTATACAAAAGTAATCAGGATAAGTGGCTGCGAATATCTAAAGCAGCAAAAGAGGCGCGTTTCACGTGGAAAAAATCGGCAAAAGATTACTTGAATAAATTAATCTAA